A portion of the Leptospira noumeaensis genome contains these proteins:
- a CDS encoding PP2C family protein-serine/threonine phosphatase encodes MRFLSFIFPILLTAVLSLSSEPLKVSSQNLTTMSGDWTFTSQGETKPIQVGKGLSLQGLNPPIHGTYKTDFYYEPNNKPLGIYLDRVQEVDKLFINGVLLGETGSVTEDGLYSPNWYYKRLYFIPSSVLKQNEINHLELEIHFRNKTFQGGIFRKIPVMGNYDLLQEFIINEDGRDFCFIMLFFGIGAYQIFSIVLKRQAKANFYLLLSTIIFVMWRLPLLNITYTYTNFSFLFWLKVFFTAQTLLPVSIFLFSYSLFQTKFHLKERLLIFFLLSLAFFQTWNIEIPTRILLLRVWEFSLLLVVFFVVRGVIRAAKEKKAEAYFLTVGFICICIGATIDILIDVTSGKNIYLTQYGFLILMILSGVAISYRHAKNEKELSVLTKDLEIRVRERTIELRKKNEDLEQDLFFASQLQNYLLPKEHPKTKGIRIQTTYLPMKQVGGDLYDWVELDENRLLLLIADVAGHGVPAAFVSSMVKVQFRESTKNITSPKEVLEHMNRALTSLVSRYFITACCALVDTNEKTVIFSSAGHPNPLIYNRIKGKFVTMNVKGPIIGWNETFKYSESIHKMEIGDRYFFFTDGVTEARAENKLFGESKILDLLERGKDKDIKSLSKEIIVQISKFSEEELKDDVTFFFIDIT; translated from the coding sequence ATGAGATTTCTCTCATTTATTTTTCCCATTTTACTTACTGCGGTACTTTCGCTTTCCTCGGAACCACTAAAAGTAAGTTCCCAAAACCTGACAACTATGTCCGGTGATTGGACATTTACGTCCCAAGGAGAAACAAAACCCATCCAAGTTGGGAAAGGCCTTTCCCTCCAGGGACTAAACCCACCAATTCACGGAACTTACAAAACAGACTTTTACTACGAACCAAATAACAAACCACTTGGTATCTATTTAGACAGAGTCCAAGAAGTTGATAAACTTTTTATCAACGGAGTATTACTCGGAGAAACTGGTAGTGTCACAGAAGATGGGTTATATTCTCCCAATTGGTATTACAAACGATTGTATTTTATCCCAAGTTCCGTTCTCAAACAAAACGAAATAAACCATTTAGAACTCGAAATCCATTTCCGAAATAAAACCTTTCAAGGTGGAATTTTCCGAAAAATTCCTGTTATGGGAAACTACGATTTATTACAAGAATTCATCATCAATGAAGACGGACGCGATTTTTGTTTTATCATGTTATTTTTTGGGATTGGTGCTTACCAAATTTTTTCAATTGTTCTAAAAAGACAGGCCAAAGCAAATTTTTATCTTTTATTATCCACAATCATATTTGTAATGTGGAGACTCCCTCTTTTAAATATTACTTATACATATACAAACTTTTCTTTTCTATTTTGGTTAAAAGTTTTTTTCACCGCACAAACCTTGCTACCTGTTTCTATTTTTTTATTTAGTTATTCCTTATTCCAAACTAAATTTCATCTAAAAGAACGGTTGTTGATTTTTTTCTTACTTTCTTTAGCATTTTTTCAAACTTGGAACATTGAAATTCCAACTAGAATTTTGCTTTTAAGAGTTTGGGAATTTTCGTTACTCCTTGTTGTATTTTTTGTTGTCCGAGGAGTGATCCGAGCCGCAAAAGAAAAAAAGGCAGAAGCTTACTTCTTAACAGTTGGATTTATTTGTATTTGTATTGGCGCGACTATTGATATCTTAATCGATGTTACATCCGGAAAAAATATATATTTAACCCAATACGGCTTTCTCATCCTAATGATTCTTTCCGGTGTCGCGATCTCTTATCGACATGCAAAAAACGAAAAAGAACTTTCTGTTTTAACTAAAGATTTAGAAATTCGCGTTCGCGAACGTACAATCGAACTGAGAAAAAAAAACGAAGACTTAGAACAAGATTTGTTTTTTGCATCACAATTACAAAATTACCTTTTGCCAAAGGAACATCCAAAAACCAAGGGGATTCGTATCCAAACCACTTATTTACCGATGAAACAAGTGGGAGGTGATTTATACGACTGGGTGGAGTTAGACGAAAATCGTCTGCTTTTGTTAATTGCTGATGTGGCAGGGCACGGAGTTCCCGCTGCTTTTGTCTCTTCCATGGTAAAAGTCCAGTTCCGCGAATCAACCAAAAACATCACCTCTCCCAAAGAAGTATTGGAACATATGAACCGAGCACTCACTTCACTTGTGAGTCGATATTTTATCACTGCTTGTTGTGCTCTCGTTGACACAAATGAAAAAACAGTTATTTTTTCCTCTGCAGGTCACCCGAATCCACTGATTTACAATCGAATCAAAGGTAAATTTGTAACAATGAATGTAAAAGGCCCCATCATTGGTTGGAATGAAACTTTTAAATATAGTGAATCGATCCACAAAATGGAAATTGGAGATCGATATTTCTTTTTTACAGATGGAGTCACGGAAGCTCGCGCCGAAAATAAATTGTTTGGTGAAAGCAAAATACTTGATCTTCTAGAAAGAGGAAAAGACAAGGATATAAAATCATTGTCTAAAGAAATTATTGTTCAAATCTCAAAATTCTCTGAAGAAGAGCTAAAGGACGATGTCACTTTTTTCTTTATCGATATAACATAA
- a CDS encoding LIC20211 family lipoprotein, which produces MKHFIKNTVIFIFSIILANCASSSVGIATSNKPIPNTPYETTKTVEKTFTWYALDFIVFGVPLTEPPITDLYGKLMEEESGDALVNIRYWNDKSIFGPVTRYRFTVKGDLVRFSSQSNTKNKR; this is translated from the coding sequence ATGAAACATTTTATAAAAAATACAGTTATCTTCATTTTCTCTATTATTTTAGCTAATTGTGCTTCTTCCTCTGTTGGAATTGCCACAAGCAACAAACCAATCCCAAACACTCCTTATGAAACTACAAAAACTGTTGAGAAAACTTTTACATGGTATGCTCTTGATTTCATTGTTTTTGGTGTCCCTCTTACAGAACCACCCATTACTGATTTGTATGGGAAGTTAATGGAAGAAGAGTCGGGAGATGCTTTAGTTAATATACGTTATTGGAATGATAAGTCAATTTTTGGCCCAGTGACTAGATACAGATTCACTGTGAAAGGTGACTTGGTTCGTTTTTCATCACAATCTAATACTAAAAACAAAAGATAG
- a CDS encoding LytR/AlgR family response regulator transcription factor, producing MDSSTYSVLIIEDEYPARMLMMDYVMNCSELKLAGMAESGDKALNLLQEKKFDLVFMDINLPAVNGMDILRKEHSKSTFFIITTAYSEHAVDAFDLDATDYLLKPFSFERFRKSVDKALRFLQESKQTNSSKEEKKTHLKIQSDSAVFLLPLNDIHFISANNKSCVVHTSQKDYETSKLLKEIEEKLPSERFIRIHKGFLVNLDFVTSLRYDKGGSYTIQLKNEDETTLPVGRSFAQNLKEALKL from the coding sequence ATGGACTCCTCCACTTATTCAGTATTAATCATTGAAGATGAATATCCAGCAAGGATGCTCATGATGGATTATGTTATGAACTGTTCGGAACTAAAACTTGCTGGTATGGCAGAAAGTGGAGACAAAGCATTAAACCTTCTGCAGGAAAAAAAATTTGATTTAGTTTTTATGGATATAAACCTTCCTGCTGTGAATGGGATGGATATTTTAAGAAAGGAACATAGCAAATCTACATTTTTTATCATTACTACTGCTTATAGTGAACATGCTGTGGATGCCTTCGATTTGGATGCAACCGATTATTTGCTTAAACCTTTTTCCTTTGAAAGATTTAGAAAATCCGTAGATAAGGCACTTCGTTTTCTACAAGAATCAAAACAAACAAATTCCTCTAAAGAAGAAAAGAAAACCCATCTCAAAATCCAATCTGATTCGGCAGTGTTTTTATTACCCCTAAACGACATCCATTTTATATCAGCAAATAACAAAAGTTGTGTGGTTCATACATCACAAAAAGATTACGAAACTTCGAAATTACTAAAGGAAATTGAAGAAAAATTACCTTCAGAACGATTCATCAGAATCCACAAGGGGTTTTTAGTTAATTTAGATTTTGTTACAAGTTTACGTTATGATAAAGGTGGATCTTATACCATCCAATTAAAAAACGAAGACGAAACCACGTTACCTGTGGGTCGTTCTTTTGCGCAAAATCTCAAAGAAGCCCTCAAATTATAA
- a CDS encoding TonB-dependent receptor plug domain-containing protein yields the protein MNSVKFKLNNRFIFGIFLLCLGSPVLAVSIRAKLINPKKEIAEKNLSVLIFETKKFAQTDTEGNVTLDFPSPGDYTLRLLRDTGIQEIRISVGSEDETRTIYTEKKASAPRTGIVVEGEREKTIASRTKVRYEEIKRMPGTFGEALRALETLPGVIPNIGFGGGANGIIVRGANPNANTYLYDDLPILYPFHLDGLTSVIHNDLIKSIDLYSGAYPANFNNATGGIIEIETVDSVQKTKGAFQVSLWNTTAYAATPTSGGKGYLAIAGKLGYLDKTLGATGLLPEGIRLPRYNDSQIKYVHNFTPEHQIAFYNLSAQDNFAIDVPNKPSNDPTAASFALLSGARASFGQSFRTTALRYTWIPGDKFQNRITLINFDPIGEYNVGFGSIQGKQYQRGSYVGVRQDAYWTATRFLKIDFGTEVRKFSFRDYGTEVALRDPTNPAPNPYNSANPDFVGRPLNIQGNTPYYNAYTTLHFKYGNFAFEPGVRYDYVQVTGNGALTPRATASYTFPEVGQGLTFYGSGGDVSRFPLTTNFNAETGNPDLRFERARKISAGIDQKIDQVWQVKMEVFKNNFTDTIIDDPYVSTPVGLNPDKGQWLTQPIVSNRPLNYSNRATGWSHGYELLIRKNARPGTRDWFGWISYTWSQSFQNTNLYQVYEGDNSQVGGIERKILAAYFPNSKEQLAPWDRTHVANFIYGWRVTESYQIGGRWSYLTSVPSRPVIGDDGGKFSNPLNGLTYWNPQYSNNPYTSEYGYVKRGTDFHRLDIRFDIFENYSWGYLNWYLEIVNVYMRKNKNGFDYDNSRPFSATNPRESDTFGTLQLPGGTVIPFFNVGMEVHF from the coding sequence ATGAACTCAGTAAAATTCAAATTAAATAATCGATTCATATTTGGGATTTTTCTTCTTTGTTTAGGATCTCCAGTTTTGGCCGTGAGTATTCGCGCCAAACTCATCAATCCGAAAAAAGAAATCGCAGAGAAAAATTTATCCGTTTTGATTTTTGAAACCAAAAAATTTGCACAGACTGATACAGAAGGAAATGTTACACTCGATTTTCCATCTCCAGGTGATTACACCTTACGTTTATTACGTGATACGGGGATTCAAGAAATCAGAATTTCTGTTGGATCTGAAGATGAAACAAGAACAATCTACACAGAAAAAAAAGCGAGTGCTCCTAGAACAGGAATCGTAGTCGAAGGGGAAAGAGAAAAAACCATTGCATCCAGAACTAAAGTTCGTTACGAAGAAATCAAAAGGATGCCAGGAACCTTTGGCGAGGCTCTTCGTGCTTTGGAAACACTTCCTGGAGTCATTCCCAATATCGGTTTTGGTGGTGGTGCCAATGGAATCATCGTTCGTGGTGCCAATCCCAATGCCAACACCTATCTGTATGATGACCTCCCAATTTTATATCCATTCCACTTAGATGGGTTAACATCGGTCATTCATAATGATTTAATCAAATCCATTGACTTATATTCTGGCGCCTATCCAGCAAACTTCAATAATGCGACCGGTGGTATCATCGAAATTGAAACTGTAGATTCAGTTCAAAAAACCAAAGGTGCCTTTCAAGTCTCTTTATGGAATACTACTGCTTATGCGGCCACTCCCACTTCTGGAGGAAAAGGGTATCTTGCCATTGCTGGTAAACTTGGATATCTGGACAAAACCTTAGGAGCCACTGGTTTATTACCTGAAGGAATCCGTCTTCCACGTTACAACGATTCACAAATCAAATATGTTCATAACTTTACGCCAGAACATCAAATTGCTTTTTATAACCTTTCAGCCCAAGACAACTTTGCCATTGATGTACCTAACAAACCATCAAATGATCCAACGGCAGCTTCGTTCGCACTCCTTAGTGGAGCAAGGGCAAGTTTTGGACAAAGTTTTCGAACGACAGCGCTTCGTTATACTTGGATTCCTGGTGACAAGTTTCAAAACCGTATTACACTGATTAACTTTGATCCTATTGGTGAGTATAATGTTGGTTTTGGATCCATCCAAGGAAAACAATACCAACGGGGTAGTTATGTTGGGGTTCGTCAGGATGCGTATTGGACAGCGACACGATTCCTAAAAATAGATTTTGGAACTGAAGTTAGAAAATTTTCCTTCAGAGATTATGGTACGGAGGTAGCTTTACGAGATCCAACCAATCCGGCACCTAACCCATACAATTCAGCAAACCCTGACTTTGTTGGTCGTCCTCTTAACATTCAAGGAAATACTCCTTATTACAACGCATATACAACGTTACATTTCAAATATGGAAACTTTGCTTTTGAGCCAGGTGTACGTTACGATTATGTTCAAGTCACTGGTAATGGAGCTTTGACTCCAAGGGCCACAGCTTCCTATACATTCCCAGAGGTGGGACAAGGTCTAACTTTTTATGGAAGTGGCGGAGACGTTTCAAGATTTCCTCTTACAACCAACTTCAATGCAGAAACAGGAAACCCAGATTTACGATTTGAAAGAGCAAGGAAAATCAGTGCAGGGATTGATCAAAAAATTGATCAAGTTTGGCAGGTTAAAATGGAAGTTTTTAAAAACAACTTCACTGATACCATCATCGATGATCCATACGTTTCCACTCCCGTTGGTTTAAATCCAGATAAAGGACAATGGTTGACTCAGCCAATTGTTTCCAATCGTCCTTTAAATTATTCAAACAGAGCAACTGGTTGGTCACATGGATACGAACTATTAATTCGAAAAAATGCACGCCCGGGAACAAGAGATTGGTTCGGCTGGATTTCCTATACTTGGTCACAATCCTTTCAGAATACAAACTTATACCAAGTTTACGAAGGTGACAATTCGCAAGTTGGTGGTATTGAGAGAAAAATTTTAGCTGCATACTTTCCAAATTCAAAAGAGCAGTTGGCACCTTGGGATAGAACTCACGTTGCCAATTTTATCTATGGATGGCGAGTCACAGAGAGTTATCAAATTGGTGGTCGTTGGAGTTATTTAACATCTGTTCCTTCAAGGCCTGTGATTGGTGATGACGGTGGTAAATTTTCAAATCCGCTTAATGGACTAACTTATTGGAACCCACAATATTCTAATAATCCGTATACCTCTGAGTATGGTTATGTAAAACGGGGTACTGACTTCCATCGTTTAGACATTCGATTTGATATATTTGAAAACTATTCGTGGGGATATCTAAATTGGTATTTAGAAATCGTAAACGTATATATGAGAAAAAACAAAAACGGTTTTGATTATGATAACTCAAGACCATTCTCAGCTACGAATCCCAGAGAGAGTGATACCTTCGGAACCTTACAACTTCCAGGTGGAACCGTCATTCCTTTCTTTAACGTTGGGATGGAGGTGCATTTCTAA